In the [Clostridium] colinum genome, one interval contains:
- a CDS encoding ATP-binding protein yields the protein MKSIRFKLIFIYFILVFIVMIISGTFIIFTIQKQETIKIEEELKSFSKAIKEQIIDQYENPEDFQSGFTDLFMKRVFIQNMQGAIIDKDGKTIAATNFSQTQGPYQYKNSIVISALAGKEKFEKFKKGLDENSVVKEWLSYAYPIFDDNNKVEYVIYVQMDSSNIRATLTQTTNTIGVAVIIALVLAIILGGMFSNTITSPISILTRKANLLAKGNLEQHIIVKGEDEIGQLTRSFNHMARELRKTVSEMENENNKLEIVLHNMTDGVVAFDEIGNLIHANKEFYELMGLEEDLYKINLDYFLNKIDLPKNKIKLNENTETLIDKNGKYIQVVLIPYTDKNNFIEGIMIVLKDITKQKKLDDMRKEFVANVSHEIRTPITTIKSYTETLLEGAIEEKELAIDFLNTINEAADRMKFLTDDLLELSRFDGGKISFNFNIVNLYDIVVGCVKQNIIIANKKNQEILLHEPENKEMIVIVDEGRINQVLNNIVSNAIKYSYENTVIQIYIEETKSTFIVNIKDNGIGIPKEDIGRIFERFYRVDKARSRAMGGNGLGLSIAKEIMQEHSGDIKAYSKVGEGTTMQVIFKKYKNIENSLKFNYENQNF from the coding sequence ATGAAAAGTATACGTTTTAAACTAATTTTTATATATTTTATATTAGTTTTTATAGTTATGATAATAAGTGGTACATTTATTATTTTTACTATACAAAAACAAGAAACAATAAAAATAGAAGAAGAACTTAAAAGTTTTTCTAAAGCTATAAAAGAACAGATTATAGACCAGTATGAAAACCCAGAAGATTTTCAAAGTGGATTTACAGACCTTTTTATGAAAAGAGTTTTTATACAAAATATGCAAGGTGCTATAATAGATAAAGATGGAAAAACAATAGCGGCTACTAATTTTTCACAAACACAAGGCCCATATCAATATAAAAATTCTATTGTTATATCAGCATTAGCAGGAAAAGAAAAGTTTGAAAAATTTAAAAAAGGATTAGATGAAAATTCTGTTGTTAAAGAATGGTTAAGCTATGCTTATCCAATTTTTGATGATAATAATAAAGTTGAATATGTAATATATGTTCAAATGGATTCTAGCAATATAAGAGCTACTTTAACTCAAACAACAAATACAATAGGTGTAGCCGTAATTATAGCTTTAGTTTTGGCAATAATATTGGGAGGTATGTTTTCTAATACAATAACGTCACCAATATCTATCTTAACTAGAAAAGCAAATCTTTTAGCAAAAGGTAATTTAGAACAACATATTATCGTTAAAGGTGAAGATGAGATAGGACAACTTACAAGAAGTTTTAATCATATGGCAAGAGAGCTTAGAAAAACTGTATCAGAAATGGAAAACGAAAACAATAAACTAGAAATAGTTTTACACAATATGACAGATGGAGTAGTAGCATTTGATGAAATAGGTAATCTTATTCACGCCAATAAAGAATTTTACGAGCTTATGGGCTTAGAAGAAGATTTGTATAAAATAAATTTAGATTATTTTTTAAATAAGATAGACTTACCTAAAAATAAAATAAAGCTAAATGAAAATACAGAAACATTAATAGATAAAAATGGTAAATATATACAGGTTGTTCTTATACCATATACAGATAAAAATAATTTTATAGAAGGTATAATGATAGTTTTAAAAGATATAACTAAGCAAAAGAAACTTGATGATATGAGAAAAGAATTTGTAGCTAATGTTTCTCACGAAATAAGAACACCTATTACAACTATAAAAAGCTATACAGAAACTCTTTTAGAAGGTGCAATAGAAGAAAAAGAATTAGCTATAGATTTTTTAAATACTATAAATGAGGCAGCAGATAGAATGAAATTTTTGACAGATGACCTTTTAGAACTTTCGCGCTTTGATGGAGGTAAAATTAGCTTTAATTTTAATATTGTAAATTTATATGATATTGTTGTTGGGTGTGTAAAACAAAATATAATTATAGCAAACAAAAAAAATCAAGAAATTTTACTACATGAGCCTGAAAATAAAGAAATGATTGTAATAGTAGATGAAGGAAGAATAAATCAAGTATTAAATAATATTGTATCAAATGCTATAAAATATAGCTATGAGAATACAGTTATACAAATATATATTGAGGAAACAAAAAGTACCTTTATAGTAAATATAAAAGATAATGGTATAGGCATACCAAAAGAAGATATAGGTAGGATATTTGAAAGGTTTTATCGTGTTGATAAAGCTAGAAGTAGAGCAATGGGAGGAAATGGATTAGGGTTATCTATTGCTAAAGAAATAATGCAAGAACATAGCGGAGATATAAAAGCATATAGTAAAGTAGGAGAAGGAACTACTATGCAAGTGATATTTAAAAAATACAAAAATATTGAAAATAGCTTGAAATTTAATTATGAAAACCAAAATTTTTAA
- the yycF gene encoding response regulator YycF, which translates to MANKILVVDDEQSIMNIIAFNLKKEGYEVVCAEDGEMAIKIFEEESPDLILLDIMMPKIDGYGVCKRIRDKSDIPIIMLTARADEVDKVLGLEIGADDYVTKPFSNRELMARVKANLRRKTNINQENEQANINSGNVKNFGELTIDLDRYEVFKRNEPINLTIREFELLKFLALKKNQIFTREVLLSQVWGYEYFGDVRAVDVTIRRLREKIEDDASKPKFIITKRGIGYYFMS; encoded by the coding sequence TTGGCTAATAAAATTTTAGTTGTCGATGATGAACAAAGTATAATGAATATTATTGCTTTTAACCTAAAAAAAGAAGGTTATGAAGTTGTATGTGCTGAAGACGGAGAAATGGCTATAAAAATTTTTGAAGAAGAAAGTCCAGATTTAATTCTTTTAGATATAATGATGCCTAAAATAGATGGATATGGTGTTTGCAAAAGGATAAGAGACAAAAGTGACATACCTATTATTATGCTTACTGCTCGTGCAGATGAAGTAGATAAAGTTTTGGGGCTTGAAATAGGGGCTGATGATTATGTAACAAAACCTTTTAGCAATCGTGAGCTTATGGCTCGTGTTAAAGCTAATCTTAGAAGAAAAACTAATATAAATCAAGAAAATGAACAAGCAAATATTAATAGTGGAAATGTTAAAAATTTTGGCGAACTTACTATAGATTTGGATAGATATGAAGTTTTTAAAAGAAATGAACCTATAAATCTTACGATAAGAGAGTTTGAGCTATTAAAATTTTTAGCACTTAAAAAAAATCAAATTTTTACTAGAGAGGTATTATTATCTCAGGTGTGGGGATATGAATATTTTGGAGATGTTAGAGCAGTAGATGTTACTATAAGAAGGCTTAGAGAAAAGATAGAAGATGATGCTAGTAAGCCTAAATTTATAATAACTAAAAGAGGTATAGGATATTATTTTATGTCATAG